A single window of Aspergillus puulaauensis MK2 DNA, chromosome 5, nearly complete sequence DNA harbors:
- a CDS encoding uncharacterized protein (TransMembrane:1 (o102-124i)) — translation MSFSSFRTSILYNKKTAHSVIHQPVQTANPGRTIHSETSRDLYTHDPSRFPHASPDLVKRSSNPRNNNSVPETPSGNTTAPLVLPQTEKALAKDWKYEKGSIAASGIFSAVALAALILLTVMMVKKFRRRQRRKREGDNDPLEEARRRRESLMFCKNTSARSYMVEEQNDGQVVRVFCTSRNKPHPSIVDAPAQKIKSAAMTIKTGASRHFGVLGDADSGRSGSIAKQIVVVPSPLRSVVSRTAVPGPQDGPTLGTEIPHMPAAPAGLRYPELDRDTTEAEVTPSQSFRMSLFRLPSIKPSNSPLFSF, via the exons ATGTCATT TTCTTCATTTAGAACTTCTATCCTTTATAACAAAAAGACAGCCCATTCGGTAATCCATCAGCCAGTACAAACTGCGAACCCCGGCCGGACAATACACTCAGAGACCTCTCGTGATCTCTACACGCATGATCCTTCGAGGTTCCCGCACGCCTCCCCTGATCTTGTTAAACGCAGTTCCAACCCCCGAAATAACAATTCTGTTCCAGAGACACCATCTGGGAATACAACAGCTCCGCTAGTGCTGCCCCAGACAGAAAAGGCCCTGGCCAAGGACTGGAAATACGAGAAAGGTTCTATTGCTGCATCAGGCATCTTCAGTGCAGTCGCTCTTGCTGCCCTTATTCTCCTAACTGTGATGATGGTCAAGAAATTCCGTCGACGGCAGAGACGTAAGAGGGAAGGCGATAACGATCCACTAGAAGAGGCGCgacggaggagagagagcTTGATGTTCTGCAAGAATACCTCTGCTCGGTCATATATGGTCGAAGAGCAGAACGACGGCCAAGTCGTCCGCGTTTTCTGTACAAGTCGCAATAAGCCTCATCCCTCTATCGTCGACGCTCCCGCCCAGAAAATCAAATCTGCCGCAATGACCATAAAAACGGGGGCTTCACGCCATTTTGGGGTGTTGGGCGATGCTGACAGTGGCCGCTCTGGCTCGATCGCGAAGCAGATTGTCGTTGTTCCTTCTCCCTTAAGGTCTGTTGTTTCTCGGACAGCCGTTCCTGGTCCTCAAGATGGGCCGACTTTAGGAACTGAGATACCCCATATGCCTGCTGCACCGGCTGGTCTCAGGTATCCGGAACTGGACCGGGATACCACCGAAGCAGAGGTTACGCCATCCCAGAGTTTCAGAATGTCGCTATTTCGACTGCCATCAATCAAACCAAGCAATTCTCCTCTGTTCAGCTTTTGA
- a CDS encoding alpha-N-arabinofuranosidase (CAZy:GH51;~COG:G;~EggNog:ENOG410PIZK;~InterPro:IPR010720,IPR017853,IPR013780;~PFAM:PF06964;~go_function: GO:0046556 - alpha-L-arabinofuranosidase activity [Evidence IEA];~go_process: GO:0046373 - L-arabinose metabolic process [Evidence IEA]): MTTFTKLDEQDAPGISIHPDRRISKINPNIYAGFAEHMGRCIYGGIYDPGNPLSDEDGFRKDVLEALKELKIPVVRYPGGNFTATYHWTDGVGPRDQRPARPELAWLGTETNQFGTDEFLKWCEVLETEPYLCLNMGTGTLDEALGWVDYCNGTRDTYYANLRRKNGRQEPYNVKYWALGNEVWGPWQVEQATKEEYAHKAYQWAKALKLLDPSIELILCGQDGTASWDYYTLKQTMLPVHSPLSTSAVPLIDMHSIHLYTASSSHLPNVTAPLAAERAIEITSSLIDLARVENGVPPEQLRPTICFDEWNVWDPIRAEGSKGAEESYNLSDALAVGVWLNVFVRKSKDVGMACIAQSVNVISPLMTTKEGIIKQTTWWPLYLFSNYMRGWTISAHVSASAYEGETQPKWVRSVKDTPWLDVSATLGEDGYVNVVVINIHEEKGIEAKIEGPAGEVSVFTVTGDSPAVTNMKGKEEVSLVERKWSAQGSYLFPKHSLTLLRWKA; the protein is encoded by the exons ATGACAACCTTTACGaagctggatgagcaggaTGCTCCGGGAATCTCCATACACCCAGACCGCCGCATTTCGAAAATCAACCCTAATATCTATGCAGGCTTTGCAGA GCACATGGGTCGCTGCATCTACGGGGGTATCTATGATCCTGGTAATCCATTGTCAGACGAAGATGGCTTCCGGAAAGATGTTCTCGAAGCCCTGAAGGAACTCAAAATTCCTGTAGTTCGTTACCCTGGTGGTAACTTCACTGCAACATACCACTGGACTGATGGAGTTGGCCCGAGAGACCAACGTCCTGCAAG GCCTGAACTTGCCTGGCTGGGTACAGAGACCAACCAGTTTGGAACCGACGAGTTCTTGAAATGGTGCGAGGTCCTGGAGACTGAGCCCTACCTTTGCCTGAACATGGGCACTGGTACTCTCGATGAAG CTTTGGGGTGGGTTGATTACTGCAACGGCACGCGAGACACCTACTACGCAAACCTTCGACGCAAGAATGGACGCCAGGAGCCGTACAAT GTAAAATATTGGGCTCTTGGAAATGAGGTATGGGGCCCGTGGCAGGTTGAGCAGGCTACCAAGGAAGAATATGCTCACAAAGCATACCAATGGGCGAAAG ctttaaaaCTTCTTGACCCCTCCATTGAGTTGATCCTATGCGGACAGGATGGCACAGCGTCTTGGGACTACTACACCTTGAAGCAGACCATGCTCCCTGTCCATTCACCACTTTCAACCAGTGCTGTCCCTCTTATCGACATGCACAGCATCCACCTGTACactgcctcttcttcccatctTCCAAATGTCACAGCACCTCTAGCCGCTGAGCGTGCTATCGAAATCACGTCCTCCCTCATCGACCTCGCCCGGGTCGAGAATGGAGTCCCTCCCGAGCAACTTCGCCCAACTATCTGCTTTGACGAATGGAACGTCTGGGACCCCATCCGTGCCGAAGGCAGTAAAGGCGCAGAGGAGTCCTACAACCTATCCGATGCCCTCGCGGTAGGCGTCTGGCTCAACGTCTTCGTCCGCAAGAGCAAGGATGTCGGTATGGCCTGTATTGCGCAGAGCGTTAACGTAATCTCGCCCCTAATGACTACCAAAGAGGGTATCATCAAGCAAACTACCTGGTGGCCGCTGTATCTATTCTCAAACTACATGCGGGGTTGGACCATCAGCGCTCATGTCTCTGCCTCTGCTTATGAGGGCGAAACGCAGCCGAAATGGGTGCGCAGCGTCAAGGACACCCCTTGGTTAGATGTCAGCGCTACCCTAGGCGAGGACGGCTATGTCAATGTCGTTGTGATCAACATCCACGAAGAGAAGGGAATCGAAGCTAAGATTGAGGGACCCGCTGGCGAGGTCTCCGTGTTCACTGTTACTGGTGATAGCCCGGCAGTGACGAACATGAAGGGCAAGGAGGAGGTTAGTCTTGTTGAGAGAAAGTGGAGTGCACAGGGCTCGTATTTGTTCCCCAAACACTCTCTTACCCTTCTGAGATGGAAGGCTTAA
- a CDS encoding uncharacterized protein (COG:S;~EggNog:ENOG410PR55) translates to MEHIPRVRGSKLQIARLRVPHLASDWDYGSQQQGFDNFFAFPKKHGYSSLVDQEDGGDALAGPSVGFLQAWLYFGLLAEAFGTNEMCFDPSHFISDTGRSSEVITTKDLDRYIWYWAAAIAHGTRDEIDDHAENLDKCVELANAVVNVYCQRISVPERYAYSKGEDKEEVVWSTPTSVLFSIITLVDYLRRARIEINIYSFEANLPSLRWDFPPLEHALLEAGWCEGEIAKLNRQADCSTRFYLAQVDRWVQGRAHSRCSARAGCQAHQIDEPTYRTRHRPDCKGDAMCWGIAPLVDDVTKVIADGGYPVVNLADNNREVEVHPANQGDLYATISHVWSDGLGNPHDNELPYCQLVYIQGLVNALYPESQRPVKFWLDTLCIPVGTRESAFRRLAINRMGETFRRSDKTLALDNSLMAQEPGEIDWVEMNMRIKYCPWVTRAWTLLEGRMGKELLFQFNGSAVSSNLVFNRSYAARNIVAVSRILQQRGVEGVLNEPAAVNLVRALVQLPKEPRQSLESDEEDEQENIAYQDTVQAAVKAYETWMPILTSAGLADNPSDIDDDMSVNIQTRVFCPVIRHSNGGTRNIRDEFWLESIETSRAESAGGGQQYLPHPFFEGVCGAFRGRTTSKSEDQAICFGQMLSIDTSQIIDIRPLRPRPRYWFTLLDSYPALRLLCWVVGFDARAKLTECQEGRIKILLSQIGKLPVSILLWNVPRMQSLGWKWAPLSLLDADTGSEGGWASNERGTVTPDGFTVKFHVLRLKSTGKIATETDLDISICDPVHFVVSIADDGLGAGNATFKACISDSSPWGGYRTWSDIVYTGVLDSLAVLTRRRASVHDPFKNKGVLLQLRETRESLNLAHLRAVVERIHGATDGSLPVISIDGVWDLDSTWCIG, encoded by the coding sequence ATGGAGCACATCCCGCGAGTGCGAGGCTCCAAGCTCCAGATAGCTCGCCTTCGCGTCCCCCATTTGGCAAGCGATTGGGACTACGGCAGCCAGCAACAGGGATTCGACAATTTCTTCGCATTCCCCAAAAAGCATGGATACAGCTCTCTAGTAGACCAGGAGGACGGCGGTGATGCGCTCGCTGGCCCATCGGTTGGATTCCTGCAGGCATGGCTGTATTTCGGCCTCCTGGCTGAGGCCTTTGGAACCAACGAGATGTGCTTTGACCCTAGTCATTTCATTAGCGACACTGGAAGAAGCAGTGAAGTCATTACGACAAAAGACTTGGATCGATATATCTGGTACTGGGCCGCTGCGATCGCGCATGGGACGCGCGACGAAATTGACGACCATGCAGAGAATTTGGACAAATGTGTCGAACTTGCGAACGCGGTCGTTAATGTGTACTGTCAGCGGATATCAGTGCCCGAGCGGTACGCTTATTCGAAGGGGGAGGACAAAGAGGAAGTAGTATGGTCGACCCCAACGTCCGTCCTTTTTTCAATCATCACGCTGGTGGACTATCTGCGCCGCGCGCGCATCGAAATCAACATTTACAGTTTCGAAGCTAATCTCCCGAGCCTACGATGGGATTTCCCGCCGCTCGAACACGCCCTTTTGGAGGCGGGATGGTGCGAGGGTGAAATCGCTAAACTGAACCGGCAGGCCGATTGCTCTACTCGTTTCTATCTTGCTCAGGTAGACCGGTGGGTGCAGGGCAGAGCTCACAGCAGATGTTCTGCTCGCGCTGGTTGCCAGGCGCATCAGATTGATGAACCAACTTACAGGACCAGACACCGACCTGACTGCAAGGGCGATGCAATGTGTTGGGGTATAGCCcctcttgttgatgatgttaCCAAGGTCATCGCTGACGGCGGGTACCCGGTCGTTAACCTGGCCGACAACAATAGGGAAGTGGAGGTGCATCCAGCAAACCAGGGGGATCTATATGCCACGATTTCGCACGTCTGGTCAGACGGCCTGGGAAACCCGCACGACAATGAATTGCCATATTGCCAGCTCGTATACATCCAAGGCCTGGTTAACGCGCTATACCCGGAATCCCAGCGCCCAGTGAAATTCTGGCTTGATACGTTATGTATTCCAGTTGGCACCAGGGAGTCTGCATTCCGACGTCTGGCTATCAATAGGATGGGAGAGACGTTTCGGCGCTCGGACAAGACTCTCGCCCTAGATAACTCACTCATGGCTCAGGAGCCAGGCGAAATTGATTGGGTGGAAATGAATATGCGCATCAAGTATTGTCCTTGGGTGACGCGCGCATGGACACTGTTGGAAGGACGCATGGGCAAAGAACTTCTATTCCAGTTCAATGGCAGCGCGGTTTCATCAAACCTGGTGTTCAATCGCTCATATGCGGCACGAAACATCGTGGCCGTATCCAGGATACTTCAACAGCGGGGGGTGGAGGGCGTACTCAACGAGCCAGCCGCAGTCAATCTTGTCCGAGCGCTGGTCCAGTTACCAAAGGAGCCGAGGCAAAGCCTTgagagcgacgaggaggacgagcagGAGAACATAGCGTATCAGGACACTGTTCAAGCCGCAGTCAAAGCATACGAGACCTGGATGCCAATCCTTACATCTGCCGGGCTCGCCGATAATCCATCCGATATAGACGACGACATGAGCGTTAACATCCAAACCCGTGTTTTCTGCCCTGTAATAAGGCACTCTAACGGCGGCACGCGCAATATTCGCGACGAGTTCTGGCTCGAATCTATCGAGACTTCGCGCGCTGAatcagcaggaggaggccaACAGTACCTCCCCCACCCATTCTTTGAAGGAGTCTGCGGCGCGTTCCGGGGTCGAACAACAAGCAAGTCGGAGGACCAAGCCATATGCTTCGGCCAGATGCTGAGTATAGACACGTCGCAAATAATAGACATCCGCCCGCTGCGCCCGAGACCACGATACTGGTTCACGCTCTTGGATTCGTACCCGGCCCTCCGATTACTCTGCTGGGTAGTGGGCTTTGACGCACGGGCTAAATTGACTGAGTGCCAGGAAGgaagaataaagatactTTTGTCGCAGATTGGTAAGCTACCCGTGTCCATTCTGCTGTGGAACGTGCCACGCATGCAATCGCTGGGCTGGAAATGGGCGCCATTGTCGCTGCTAGATGCAGACACCGGCTCCGAGGGCGGTTGGGCCAGCAATGAGCGAGGAACTGTAACGCCTGATGGATTTACCGTCAAATTCCATGTGTTGCGCTTGAAATCAACAGGAAAAATAGCAACTGAGACGGACTTGGATATTAGCATCTGCGATCCCGTCCATTTCGTGGTCTCCATCGCGGACGACGGCCTGGGAGCTGGGAATGCCACTTTTAAGGCCTGTATAAGCGATTCCTCCCCGTGGGGAGGGTATAGAACATGGTCAGACATTGTGTACACTGGCGTTCTAGATAGTCTTGCAGTCTTGACTCGGCGGCGTGCATCAGTCCATGATCCATTCAAGAACAAGGGTGTTTTGCTGCAGTTGCGGGAGACAAGAGAGTCGCTCAACCTAGCCCATTTGAGAGCTGTGGTTGAGAGAATACATGGAGCAACCGATGGGTCGCTCCCTGTTATTTCCATAGATGGAGTTTGGGATTTGGACTCAACATGGTGTATTGGGTGA
- a CDS encoding uncharacterized protein (COG:S;~EggNog:ENOG410PSQR;~InterPro:IPR021719;~PFAM:PF11720), with the protein MNPSSHFSRLSQTQRQPISRLFHKYSQTKMPLVVPGINNTGGSKDEWLNKLVGKKISESSDATSFAKKDLPETHRIVKPGSMQTMDHRPERLNIHVDENENVRDVNYG; encoded by the exons ATGAACCCATCATCTCACTTCTCCCGACTATCTCAAACACAACGTCAACCCATCTCAAGATTATTCCACAAATACTCGCAAACCAAAATGCCTCTTGTCGTTCCTGGAATCAACAACACCGGTGGCAGCAAGGACGAATGGCTTAACAAGCTCGTCGGGAAGAAGATTAGCGAGTCTTCGGATGCTACT TCGTTCGCGAAGAAGGATCTCCCCGAGACTCACCGGATTGTGAAGCCGGGCAGCATGCAGACGATGGACCACAGACCGGAAAG GTTGAACATCCACGTCGATGAGAACGAGAACGTCCGTGATGTGAACTACGGCTAG
- a CDS encoding putative VPS9 domain protein (COG:S;~EggNog:ENOG410PHZ6;~InterPro:IPR037191,IPR002110,IPR036770,IPR003123, IPR020683,IPR036871;~PFAM:PF02204,PF13857;~go_function: GO:0005515 - protein binding [Evidence IEA];~go_function: GO:0035091 - phosphatidylinositol binding [Evidence IEA]) gives MHPLNPFLRAFFRSTVPGQCVPIENHVLLVPVSESLIGSRDRESSLFYSDLVVSEEFLGSHTLRIPGSSGAGGRDDPSVRDGRGKAKQVTTANGRTVILRDNSVYSNKGFKSLNQAQLLSDALYYAPAGDSQPWLVYLISKPLVGSFEPAKIIPAVVPGTGPNANRSQVGGKPGEQSGPTIASPPKKEIRTFGELLAHFPMISRQMQPGLERLFREFGKELGKPLPPPPSRSPMLEDGEYSRSRENLLADEASSVRSSSSRRSRGLPFNSEEYFEDDEDLMRRSLETAVTAAIDLFRLVDQQQLSLLGATTDLTGPIVEGFIERYVAEQVHESLLFPRLCSFRQPEDTELDSRIRQMEYVDVSQVGLTIEGGRDGKRELLLRLGKAVEEFRKVLDAKCPHDMLSTLLETVKVLSYPGEYNKSDEKESAPVTINADILVSLLLVVVIRSQVKHLHARLLYMQHFIYVDDVDSGEMGYALSTFEAVLTYLMTDPAGIRRASIRNKRLWNATKAGRVADMKAILEPDGDHESLYDTCDTADTQSQPLEDARPNRQALRTPPLMDNHIYLGDEREIMDPPSDAPPLAHVFPFQTWEHSSPIRETKPPIKRVSMDVRSLSESSGVSFLSRSTTMNSVGTTIEGDSSIETLVKTQDPRGDSILMMAVEGHRSEALKYLLSLNEYYSVHDVLDDTNTDGTTLLSAAVQLAMDEIVDILLNYLTETADGDAIATYLRRYDERGRTVAHYLFSIPPVMRRLKGLLPWRQRDKHGQTPLFALCRSYDHPDYKAMVNEALTAAQESQGDGKPLHLDDHIDSKGNTLLHIVSDPEITIRILRESDCDPNATNDKKFTPLMMASKYGRVDQVRILFSDSRVDIHVKEARGLTAIELAKDDEVRNRIDDLILLSNPPSSHDASSGRVTTVVRSFFVEDATVRFVLKSGAPTPPADGQNVPVHTKMYTVTTCRRTFADFETLVGCLALEHPASYLPSLTDFRNPFQIHSKPSRAVLHNMQDRLDRFLKILLSHPTFATHELLWEFILVPELQPQMMTERSHRKAQAFSESIVEDHDPITEDGIREVENFISHAQDIVRTTHNHTRTLLRRGHALRNAASDIADAVSICSSAISTLKEPTNALPRSHIDAFSRYAFCLSTSSSDSSPLLQFLSTLSSIDTTTSAILTSLSRPISLISTLNSTSRNLARSRSSLASSSLPRKFNLSFPGLEESRIRSTRDLQQKISTSETQLARLAREISWNRDVVVSELAGWTSWREQIGRDAIRSFVKSTLVREKERKKRLERCLRSVREISKKQED, from the exons ATGCACCCTCTAAACCCTTTCCTCCGGGCCTTCTTTCGGAGCACTGTGCCCGGGCAGTGTGTACCAATCGAAAATCAT GTTCTCCTCGTCCCCGTGAGTGAATCCTTAATTGGATCGCGCGATCGCGAATCGTCCCTATTCTACTCCGATCTCGTCGTCTCGGAAGAATTCTTAGGCAGCCACACTCTGCGAATACCAGGTTCAAGTGGAGCGGGAGGAAGAGATGATCCAAGTGTCCGCGATGGTAGGGGGAAGGCGAAACAAGTGACCACCGCCAACGGCAGGACTGTGATACTGAGGGACAACTCGGTTTATAGTAATAAGG GCTTCAAGTCGTTGAACCAGGCACAATTGCTGTCCGATGCTTTATACTACGCTCCCGCGGGTGACTCACAGCCGTGGCTTGTATACCTCATCTCCAAGCCACTTGTGGGCTCCTTCGAACCCGCGAAAATCATCCCCGCCGTGGTTCCTGGAACCGGCCCCAATGCCAACCGCTCACAGGTCGGCGGGAAACCTGGCGAACAATCCGGCCCTACGATTGCCTCGCCTCCGAAGAAGGAAATAAGAACATTCGGAGAGCTTCTGGCTCATTTTCCGATGATTTCGAGACAGATGCAGCCGGGGTTGGAAAGGCTGTTTAGGGAATTCGGAAAGGAACTTGGGAAGCCCTTGCCCCCGCCACCATCGCGGTCGCCAATGTTAGAGGACGGCGAATACAGTCGATCTCGTGAGAATTTACTTGCAGATGAGGCCAGCTCTGTTAGAAGTTCATCATCACGCCGCAGCAGAGGTCTTCCCTTCAATTCTGAAGAGTAtttcgaagatgatgaggacttgatgcgccgcagcctggagacaGCTGTTACTGCAGCAATTGACTTGTTTCGGCTGGTTGATCAGCAACAGTTATCTCTTCTTGGAGCGACTACCGACCTAACAGGGCCAATAGTTGAGGGTTTTATTGAACGATATGTTGCTGAACAAGTTCACGAATCACTGCTATTTCCTCGCTTATGCAGCTTTCGCCAACCGGAAGACACAGAACTTGATTCTAGGATTCGACAAATGGAGTATGTCGACGTGTCCCAAGTTGGTCTTACAATTGAGGGTGGCCGGGATGGTAAGCGCGAACTTTTATTGCGGCTTGGTAAGGCAGTGGAGGAGTTTCGCAAAGTCCTGGATGCGAAGTGCCCTCACGATATGCTCAGTACGCTTCTGGAGACAGTAAAGGTCTTATCGTATCCGGGCGAATACAATAAAAGCGACGAGAAAGAATCGGCACCCGTGACGATAAATGCGGACATTTTGGTATCACTGTTGCTGGTCGTCGTGATTAGATCACAAGTGAAGCATTTACACGCCCGATTGCTATACATGCAACACTTTATCTACGTCGACGACGTTGATAGTGGGGAAATGGGTTATGCTTTGAGCACCTTTGAAGCGGTCCTTACATATCTAATGACGGATCCAGCGGGGATTCGAAGAGCAAGCATTCGGAATAAGCGCTTATGGAATGCGACAAAGGCCGGGCGTGTTGCCGATATGAAAGCTATTTTAGAACCAGATGGCGATCATGAATCACTATACGACACCTGTGACACCGCCGACACCCAGAGCCAGCCACTAGAGGACGCACGGCCTAACCGACAGGCTTTACGGACACCTCCGCTAATGGACAACCATATATACTTAGGCGATGAGCGAGAAATCATGGATCCGCCATCGGATGCGCCTCCACTCGCGCACGTATTCCCATTTCAGACCTGGGAGCACTCATCTCCAATTCGAGAGACGAAGCCTCCCATCAAACGAGTATCTATGGATGTTCGTAGCCTATCAGAGTCGTCGGGTGTTTCATTCCTCTCGCGGTCCACTACGATGAACTCGGTTGGTACGACCATCGAAGGGGATAGCTCAATCGAAACATTGGTCAAGACCCAGGATCCTCGTGGCGATTCCATATTGATGATGGCGGTTGAAGGCCACCGTTCTGAGGCTCTCAAGTACCTTCTAAGCTTGAATGAATATTACTCGGTGCATGACGTGCTCGACGATACAAACACTGATGGGACGACTTTACTCAGTGCTGCCGTCCAGCTTGCTATGGACGAGATTGTCGATATTTTGCTCAACTACCTCACAGAGACCGCCGATGGAGATGCCATTGCTACTTACTTACGAAGGTACGATGAGCGAGGGCGTACCGTCGCGCATTATTTGTTTAGCATTCCACCGGTGATGCGAAGACTTAAAGGCTTACTTCCGTGGCGTCAACGTGACAAGCATGGACAAACTCCGCTTTTCGCTCTATGCAGGTCGTACGATCACCCTGATTATAAGGCGATGGTGAACGAGGCGCTCACTGCAGCCCAAGAGTCCCAAGGAGATGGCAAGCCTTTACATCTAGACGACCATATTGACTCCAAGGGCAATACCTTGTTGCATATTGTCAGTGACCCCGAGATTACAATTCGCATACTCAGGGAAAGTGACTGCGACCCGAATGCCACTAATGACAAGAAATTCACGCCATTGATGATGGCCAGTAAATACGGCCGGGTTGATCAAGTGCGGATCCTCTTTTCGGACTCCAGAGTGGACATCCACGTCAAAGAGGCCCGAGGTTTGACTGCTATCGAGTTAGCTAAGGATGATGAGGTGCGCAACCGCATCGACGACCTGATACTCCTCTCCAACCCGCCATCATCCCATGATGCTTCTTCCGGACGTGTCACCACAGTGGTTCGCTCCTTTTTTGTTGAGGATGCAACCGTTCGATTTGTCCTCAAGTCGGGTGCACCCACGCCACCAGCTGATGGGCAAAATGTACCTGTACATACTAAGATGTACACTGTCACGACCTGTCGCCGTACGTTTGCTGATTTTGAGACCCTGGTCGGGTGCCTGGCCCTTGAGCATCCTGCCTCTTACCTGCCGTCCCTGACCGACTTTCGCAACCCTTTCCAAATACATTCGAAGCCGTCTCGCGCTGTACTCCATAACATGCAGGACAGACTTGATAGGTTCTTGAAGATTCTTCTTTCCCATCCCACATTCGCCACGCACGAGCTATTGTGGGAGTTCATTCTGGTCCCAGAGCTACAACCTCAGATGATGACAGAAAGATCCCATCGCAAAGCTCAAGCTTTCTCCGAGTCCATCGTCGAGGACCACGATCCCATCACAGAAGACGGCATCCGCGAGGTGGAGAACTTCATTTCCCATGCTCAGGATATAGTCCGCACAACCCACAACCACACGCGGACACTCCTTCGCCGCGGTCACGCCCTCAGAAACGCCGCCTCAGACATCGCCGACGCCGTATCAATCTGCTCATCCGCCATCTCAACCCTAAAAGAGCCCACCAACGCGCTTCCCCGTTCTCACATCGATGCATTCTCCCGCTACGCCTTTTGCCTATCAACCTCTTCATCAGACTCCTCCCCActcctccaattcctctccaCTCTCAGCTCAATCGACACAACCACCTCCGCAATcctcacctccctctcccgccCTATCTCCCTAATATCCACCCTCAACTCCACAAGCCGCAACCTTGCCCGCTCCCGCTCCTCGCTCGCGTCTTCATCCCTTCCCCGCAAAttcaacctcagcttcccaGGCCTCGAGGAATCCCGCATCCGCTCGACCCGCGACCTGCAGCAGAAAATATCCACCTCGGAGACCCAACTCGCCCGCCTCGCCCGCGAAATCTCCTGGAACAGGGACGTCGTCGTCAGCGAACTCGCCGGCTGGACCTCGTGGCGCGAGCAGATCGGCCGCGACGCAATCCGCTCTTTCGTGAAGTCTACCCTTGTTCGCGAGAAGGaacggaagaagaggctcGAGCGTTGCTTGAGGAGCGTGAGGGAGATAAGCAAGAAGCAAGAGGACTGA